TGTTAATGCTAGACCTAACCGAGCTCCTTTTAGAGTCCAGAAGATGTGGTTCACTCATTCAGTTTTCTTGTCTATGGTTATGGAGAGTTGGAATGCTCATGTTTCTGGTTCTCTTGCTTATATTTTTCCCTACAAGCTCAAGAGGCTGAAGGCTACCATGAAGGAGTGGAATTTAAGGGTGTTTGGCAATGTTTATGCTAGGCACAAACATGCTAAATTGACAATGGAAGTAGCTCTTCGTATTTCTGATGAAGACTCTGAAGATATTTCCAAGATGAATTCTGCCAAGGAAGCTTCGACTACTCTTCAGGAGATTCGCACTCAACAAGCTATTATGTTGAAACAAAAGTCAAGAAATAACTGGATTATGGAATGAGCTAGTACTACTTCTTTTTTCATGCCAATATTCGAACACGCAGGAGCAATAATACGATTTCGGAATTGGTTGATGAGAATGGGAATGTTCTCACTAATTGTGACATGATTAGAGATTACACGGTCTTTTTTTTGAGTCAAAATTTAATGGGGAAGAGCTGCCTATTGATGAGCAATTATTCCATTATGAGCATGACAATATTTCTTTGGAGGAAAGTCAGCGAATGGATGAAATTCCTACTTTCGATGATATTAAAAATGTTGTTTATGATCTTGGAGCCAACAGTGCACCGGGCCCTGATGGGTTCTCTGGTTTTTTTTACATACATTGTTGGGATATCATTAACCAAGACCTATGCAACTCCATTACGTATTGATGGCAATATCAAATGATCCCTAATGGTGCAAATTCTAGCCTTTTGATATTATTGGCCAAGGTAAGGGGAGCCAACACACTTCGTAATTTTCGGCCCATTAGTCTTTTAAAATTTTTCCTAAGATTCTAGCTACTAGACTAGGTAGTGTGCTAGATAagcttgtttcagaagaacaagttgCTTTTATGAAGGGGAGAAACATTCATGAAAATATCAGTGTGGCATGTGAGATGGTTAATGATCTTAAAACTAAGCGTAAAGATGGCAATGTTGGTTTAAAGCTTGATATTTCTCAATCTTTTGACACGATTAGCTGGTCTTTTGTCTTAGAGGTTTTTCGGAGTTATGGTTTTTCTCAAAGTTGGTGTTCTTGGATCTATTCGATTCTTAGTTCGGCGCGTATTTCGATTCTTCTCAATGGTAACCAGAGGGTTTCTTCAAGATTAATAGAGGTCTAAGGCAAGGGGATCCTTTATCTTCACTCATTTTTGTCTTGATTGAGGATGTTCTAAGCAGAAATCTCACCAAACTCTTCCTTCACAAGAAAATGACGCCAATGCTTTCGAAAAAAGGTATTTCTCCCACTCAccttttttttgctgatgacataatgattttttgcaagggcaATTTGAAGAGTTTGCATAATCTTCTTGCTTTTCTTGGTAAATATCAAACGACCTCGGGTCAAActgtttgtcgtcaaaagagtaaggtttATTATGGTGGCGGTTCCTCGAGTCGTTGTAGAACTATCACTAATCTTCTGGGCATGGAGGTCTCTACTTTCCCGGATAGGTATTTGGGGGCTCAGATTATGCCTAAAGCTGTCAAATATCGACACATTTGCAATGTGATTGATAAAATTAAAAAGCAACTTGCAGTTTGGAAAGGAAAGATGCTTTCTTTTCAGGATCATGTTGTTTTAATAAATTCAGTGATTGCTAGCTATGACATTCACAATATGGATATTTATAAATGGCCTCGGAAGTTTATTCTTCAATGTGAAAGAGTTATACGCAATTTTCTTTGGTCGGGGGACTTGGAAACTGCACGGAAATTTGTTATTGGCTATGATAAAGTGTATTGCCCTGTTAAGGAAGGTGGTTTGGGTATTACAAGCATGACAGTCACTAATAGGGCTCTCCTCATGAAATTATGCTGGTCTATTCGGTCTTCTAATAAGAAATGGGCTCGTTTCTTATGGGCGAAATATACAACTAGGAAAGGAAGGGTGAAACAATATGCTGTCAATTCTTCGATTCTTCCTGGAGTAAAGTTGGTTCATTCTCTGGTGGACAGAAATACCAAAGTTTTTATTGGCGATGGGAGAAATActtctctttattttgatgtttaatATGGGAATGAAAGCATTGCAGACCGGCTTGGTGATAATGATCTGGACAGTACAATTTTGGTTagtgatattttggctaataatgtTTGGTAGCTTCAGGGtgatcacgtccaaaatttggtTCGAGATGGAGTTGATATTCATAATTTGCCAATGCCACAAGGAGGAGCTGATTGTAGAGTCTGGATGCCTGAACTGACTGGGGATTTCTCTGTCCGTTCAGCCAAAAACCTGTTCAGTAAAAAATATGCAACTTTGGAGGTTTatggttgaaaaagcgggggtctaacaaccacacccaatatttcgcttagcaatctgtatggaataactccaatatacttttaagagaatcaactagacagtcaagctcaatcttaataaaaattatatcaaggagttatacctcaatttctcgattcaatacttactcaagcaaattgaaatttgcgagtctaattgaatacaagagaaatcacttgaacggtaccaaagaccaatgttcaagtatcaatcaatttcaatcaacaaccaaaggttggatttaccaattgattgattcaacgcataacctgtgatatttcaattatataacaaaatataatgcggaaaaggaataacacagacaccagaagttttgttgacgaggaaaccgcaaatgcagaaaaaccccgggacctagtccagattgaacacacacactgtattaagccactacagacactagcctactacaaactaacttcagtctggactgtaattgaaccccaatcaatctcacactgatccaaggtacagttccgctccttacgtctctgatcccagcaggattcacttgatttctttagctgatctcacccacaactaagagttgctacgacccaaagtcgaaaacttgataaacaaatctgtgtcacacagaaaattctattgaatagataaatatgtctcccactgaaatacctacgagttttgttacgtcttttgataaatcaaggtgaacatgaaccaattgataacctggacttatattcccgaagaacagcctagaattatcaatcacctcacaataatctaagttgtatgatgacgaaactagatattgtggaatcacaaacgatgagacgaagatgtttgcgactactttttatcttgcctatcggagaaattaatctcaagccaaactTACGATTGTATGAaaatacgatagaaatagcaagatcagatcgcgcaactacagaggaaatagttgggtctggcttcacaatcccaatgaagtcttcaagtcgttaacctacagggtatcgattgaaacctaaggttaaagtagaatcgactctagcttatagaactagtatcacacatgaggtgtggggatcaggtttctcagttgctagagttctcttttatatagtcttcaaatcagggtttgcaatcaatgctaccttggtaacaaagcattcaatattcaccgttagatgaaaacctgattagattcaagctaatatctttcaaccgttagatcgaatcttagtttgttatacacacatgaaatgtatcttcatttaggtttgagtaaccgtacctaaacgtgtacaagtcgttggttcaacagtagttaaccataggttagccatatgagcactttcatatcaaccttattcttcttaaccacaactagttaaaataactcaaatgaactagttagagagttgttcaattgcttagatattatagaagtatacaagacacaatcgaaacaaaacagttttgattcactcaaatcgattcatgaaaattatagccacggtttgcaaagattgcattcctttaaatataaatgtcttagttcacgaattaaactgtttttagaaaataacctactaaagtacgcatactggtacacgtacttaagtaatcggaataagtttgttttcagttcacaaattcCAGTAAAAAATTCACGGGAAGTGAACtttcgacagtacgcggactttagttccggttatcctgtgcagaaaagtacgcatactttggttcaaggatattggacttacacacatatgatttgtctcacaatgtttatatccaaccatggttatgtattctaaactctcatttcaatcattgaaacattcttagagaatgttatatagttgttgttcacaaactatttttcgtcaaagcgattttcaagtggttgaaactaatatgactttcgtcactagtaaagatgaacttggccaaagtgaaagcttaccaacacacatttcgagaaatagataagctagataaactcagctcgaaatagtacatgtgtataatcatagtctatatagcaatacgacttttgtctcaagatatgagataaagtagacttttgagtgataggtaagttcaagtctccacatacctttttgtcgatgaagttccaccagttccttgagtagttcttcatctttccatgaacaccgtggagtcttagagatcaactacactttatatcctagtccgagacttagttattagtagacta
This portion of the Papaver somniferum cultivar HN1 chromosome 11, ASM357369v1, whole genome shotgun sequence genome encodes:
- the LOC113324765 gene encoding uncharacterized protein LOC113324765 is translated as MDEIPTFDDIKNVVYDLGANSAPGPDGFSATRLGSVLDKLVSEEQVAFMKGRNIHENISVACEMVNDLKTKRKDGNVGLKLDISQSFDTISWSFVLEGNLKSLHNLLAFLGKYQTTSGQTVCRQKSKVYYGGGSSSRCRTITNLLGMEVSTFPDRYLGAQIMPKAVKYRHICNVIDKIKKQLAVWKGKMLSFQDHVVLINSVIASYDIHNMDIYKWPRKFILQCERVIRNFLWSGDLETARKFVIGYDKVYCPVKEGGLGITSMTVTNRALLMKLCWSIRSSNKKWARFLWAKYTTRKGRVKQYAVNSSILPGVKLVHSLVDRNTKVFIGDGRNTSLYFDV